The genome window GTAAAGCCTTAATTGGtgactaaatatcaaaatattaatagaaaattCTGAAttctaaaattctgaaaattctaaattctGAATGTTTTAGTTACCGACAGAGTACCAAAATATAAGTTCAAGtacttttgactacaacaaactcagctacttggtaaattccaagtcttcTTATAGGTGActggatataaaaaaaaaaattaataaaagcaccTTTGAATGGAACAAACTCAGTTAATAGGTAAATTATGaatgttttagttgctgactgagcatcacaaatttaataaaagcccTTTTTACCACGATAAACTGAAGTAAATGATAAATTCTGACTGTCTTAGTTgttgactgagtatcaaaaattcaataaaagcacCTTTGACTACAAGAAACTTGGGTATTTGATAAATTTccagtgttttagttgctggctgagtaccaaaaaattagttttgattACAATAAACTCAGGTAGTTTGTAAATTCTGAGCATTTTAGTTGCTggctgagtaccaaaaattaataaaagcacttttgactacaacaaatTTAGATACTTAGTAAATTCTGAGTCCTTTAATTGGTGATTGAATatccaaaaattaataaaaaagcacttttgcatggAAAAAACTCAGAATTTAGGTAAATCCCGAATGTCTTGGCTGCTGACCGAGCGTCAAAatctaataaaagcacttttgactataATAGACTGAGAGGACTTGATAAATTCCGAATGTTCTAGTTACTGAAAGAGTaccgaaaaatttaaaaaaaaaacactcttgACTAAACAAACCTATctagttggtaaattccaagtctcTTACTTAGTGAcagcttataaaaaaaaatataataatagcacttttgagtacaataaattcagctagttggtaaattctgAGTCTTAATTTTGTAAccgaatataaaaaaagcactTGCTCGCAAAAAACTCAGCTTTAGGAATTTCCCGAGGGTCTTATTTGccgactgagtatcaaaaatttaataaaagcacttttgcctACAATTACATCAAGTAGTAGGGAAATTCTGAGTGTCGACTCGGAAATAGTACTACCCAATATCCGGTTTTTTTCCAGGCAAAAGTGCTTTggtattaattttcttttacacggtaatcaattaaaagacttggaatttaccatgTGTCTAAGTTAGTTGTAGTCAGGAGTACttatgttaattatttttttgttattcagtCAGCAGCTAAAACACTTGGAATTTATCAAGTCCCCTCAGTTTATCGTGGTCGaaagtgcttttattagattttttatgCTCAGTCAGCAACCAATACATTCCGAATTTACCTACTTGCTAAGTTTGTTGCATGcaaaagttctttttattagtttttgatatTCAGTCTCATATTAAAAGATTCAGAATTTACgtactagctgagtttgttccgTGCAAATAGGTGTGCAAAAGTTCCAATGCTACCAGTAGCATAATTCTGAAAGCTGCTgacactttagcagcacaacttgtgttttgactGCTTTGagcaaagtatttttatttttaaatttgcagAAAATGAACAAATGTAATTTAGTATAGGTTGCAGTCAGAAATACCAATAGTTTTCTGAATCACAATTAACAATGTCATCTAATTCAGTGGGAAGCCATATACTAGCCATAAATATCATATTCCATAATTTTGCATGTGCTAAATTAACAAAAGCACTGTGTTATATTTACTCTAATGCTGCTAGTGGAGTATAGTATTCGAAGTCTGAATGATACTGCGTATAGCTAACTGTTGTTACTTTATGGATGGGGTTGTACCCTCCAATACTATTGGTATTATAAGATTAATGCATACCCAACTGCATGCTTGATACTCATTGTTTACTATACTACAACTATAAAAATcacctttttattttgttggagAATAATATTGATTGGTCGCCTGGCAGTCACATGCATTATGAAGCTGTAATATTAGTTTTGCTCTATTCTAAtccctaaaatgaacagagaacCGCTGCTACATTGTAGTTTGGCTGTTATAGGCTACTAATCTACCACGTTCCAGCTTTTCCATCGCCTTCTTTAATTGTATGGATACTTTGATAGCTACCAGCCCTTTTAACATTCTTTGAACTGACGAATCAACAGTTTTGAGAGAATTTGGCTATTTGTGCGAGATTTGGAcaaatattcactttcagttTGAGAAAAGTGAAGTAAGTAAAAACGTGTGCACAAGATAGAAGGATAACAGCAACTTAAAAGTAATTGTTCTAATTAGCGACATTGAGATTTTAGTAAGAGCAAGTTTTAAAAAGTCGCAGCACGAGAAAAGATCCATCTCTTCTTGCAGGAGAGAAGAGATGCATACATCTTGTGAGAAGAAATATTTCAGAAGAGATGcatcacatggtaaagaaagattccaaaaaacgaaaacagcttttttttgcattgtaattgttcttttttaaagttttggttctTTATGGGTTgagttacttacagttcataACTACAAACTATTTGATCAATCTTCAAGCACAGTTATCAGATAGTATGTTAAGAAATAAAGACCAaccgtttgtaaaaaaaagtctgtatataatataaaactttacaAGAAAACAATCTGAAAATAGTAAGCGAATTTTTACTTTCggctataatatataattttttatgaaccGTGTTTTGGGGTCACTTACGTTTTACTCAATTATCCCCCGAATTTGAATATAATCTATAGCATAATTTTctctcattaaaatttttattaattttattaaaatatctcATTAAAATCGACCAATAACCGATATATTTTTTACGATATCCGATAATGACACTGATCCTCATATTGGCTCTTGACCCTCATATTGACCCTCAATAATATCGGTGGACTGATATATTGGTTGGGCTCTACTTTAGAGGAAAGGAATATGCACAGAAGTGCTTTTAATAAATTGTAAGTGGTGATCTAACAAAGGAGTATTTATTGGGTGAAGTAACTCAAGCTTTTGAAGACACAAAGGGCCtgagtttttacctttttgatgGAACACTACCTGCGAATACCCTCAAAACTCcgtatttgctgttttttttttttttttttgtcatggaaaTGTAAGATACATCCTTTTGTTTTGAACTCAATAGCGTgacattttatcattttttttttctgaaagctGGCCCTCTAAAGCGATTCTGCTCTTGGCTTCAAATTGTTTATGAAGTGCCTTTCATTTACTTTTAGCAATGATGTGtagctatttaattatataaatagccaagatttttccatattttgcttttttttttagatttacctCCATCAACATTTGAAACCAATGTCAACTTCTGCTGTTGCTCAAATGTTATCCACTATGCTCTATCAGAAAAGGTTTTTCCCTTACTATGTGTCTAATGTTTTAGCAGGTGAGTCAGAATTTATTCTATTGGTTTATAAGTGACATTGTGAATTATCAAAGGGTGGTAAAAAATTGTctgtttttattcgttttgaaTAAACATTGCAACACTTGAGAGGATCCAGAATAGGGTCTCAAGGGGGAGCTATAGCAATGCGAGAGGATAACTTTATAATCTCTCAGTATGAGATTTGACGTGGTATCAGCTACTGCTTTCTAGAAGTACATCTATCACCCTCCTTTGAATGAGTTACCCTATCTGTACTGTCATTTTCCTGGCTGATACGGCAAACATGCGGAAAATCGGCACGGTCAGATTACCTACATGAGAAGATGCTTCTTGGTGATTGCTTGATGAATACTTTCCTTGAAAACCCGCCTGTTCAATCCTTTAAAAGAatgttaattcaaataattaaaaactcaaGGAATGTCAACTAATATGtttgatttctgaacattttcatCTGTCTATAAATCTGAATTCTTACTAGAGTCAGTAATATGTTTGGTAAAAGTCAGAAAATAGTAAAGAATCTTGGattctaaaaaaattccaagggaAATCTTGCCAGAGACCAAAATCTTACAAAATGAAATAACTGGGAATAAGAGAGGTAGTAGTTCAGAGCATGGGGTTACCAAGTGAATGACAACTCCTGGATGATTATGTGAGAAAGATTTCAAAACTAGGTAGATTTATGAtacttatactactactaacatctcactgtagcaccaagctACCTTAGGCCAACACAGTTGCGCCCGCTCCTCCTAAaacccaatttattcaaagcttaACTCTTCACTCCCATCCCATGTAGTTCCAGAGAAAGAATGAAGTTCCCTCTTTATGACCTCTTCCTACCCCATTCGGGGAGACGTGCTTTTCATTTCATCCCAGATGGATTGGCAGAaagcacaatctttggcaaCCTGTCCTCCTTCATTTGTAACACGTGCCTAGCCATTTTAacgtttcttttattatagtcctagaaagtggCCCGAATTACATTTTATTCGGACAGCTTCTTGTTTGATCAGTCCAACGGGTGCCTACGACTAAGTTTAGACAGTTACActggaaaatatttaacaaaccTTCCCCGGCCTTTCGAAGCACCCACGTTTGAGAACTGTACTGGACGACTGTGCTTCCAATATATTTAATTCTGTTTCGGAGATTTATCTCCCTTTTATTCCGAACTATTCTtggagatatatatatataagaaaaacaagataGGAAACCAAGAAATGTAAAGAAGAGACATTTTGTTGCTGTGAGGAGCACCAAATAAGTTAGCAGAAAAACGAGGCTATATCTGCAAGTAAGTAATTAagataaaacagaaataatgGACCAGACATTTTGAATGGCCACGCTTTagttaatactaaaagaaatgTTGCGCGAATcagttgttttttgttaattcaatgtaaaagtaaaatactttaaaatccCATCAAAATGACGTAATCTATTTGCGGTATATGACTTGTTCCATTCATAAAGaccataaaaaatacataaatcgGCACCTGTATACATATATGTAGATTCCAATAGTTCCTGTTATTTTCTgtgtataatttaaatattcaacATTACTTTTGTGACTGCTCTTATCCACAAATAAAAACAGAGGGAGGGACCTATGCAGCAAAACTTATTATGCAAAGTTAGGGGGCAATCAAGTGGCTTGACTAAAAAAAGGTGAACTCGATGGATTTTTGAGGCGCAATTTTGCTGTAATTAAGAGGAGGTACCTTTTACATCTTTTGTTGTTTACCATCACCATTGTTGTTCAGGTTGGTGTCAAACTGGTAGATTTCTTTGACTACTATTTATTCTTCCATTCTTGTTTTTAAGGGGATTCAATATCTTAAGATCGTTTTGCAAGCCGCAGTGTCGGCTGAACGCTCAAAAACAAAGGGCTTATTAGCTATTTCTCCCAGGTACTAGCTAGCATCGAGAACTATTGAAAATCTGTGGCTTAACTATGAAAGTTGACGGAAGAAACATTGAAGTTTTACATCTCCTGTTTTGGCAAGGCTTTTAATCAAAGCGGGTAGCACCAATGGGGCTCCCAAAGCTGCCAAATTGATCAAATTATTTCCTTTGAGTGAACTttcctgaattttaaaaagaaaattcttctccctttattaattaaaaaataataaaacttacaTTTTCTAATCatgcaagtttcattaaggCTGAATATCAATCTTTATCTCTGGCACAAAACCGAAAAGGCTGTATAATTTTTGAGGATTTATGGGGGAAAAAATGtcaacttttagttttctgtcataTATTCGGGTCTCTTATCATCTCTGCAAGCTATGGCAAGACCATCTAATCAGTTCTAAGTAGTTTGGCCGCACAAACtataaaagtttataatggatGAGATAAGGCGATCCATTGAGGTATCGAATCCCATTAATcttattttttaccttattaTGCTGGCACTCATGGCAGGGGTTAAATAGAGAGGGCGAATCTCTCTTTCCTGGAAATACCGCTGCCTCTAACAATAAAAGaaagtcattattttttttttacttctttcccTGGAGAAGATTTTCTAGTCCTCCACATCCCTCTAGTAATAGGACCTGTTTGCACCTATGCCTTTCACAGCTTGATCAATGGTTAAGACGTTTTTTATTCAGGGTAAAACGTAATAAAAGAACATTTTGTTGTTATATATGAAGTAAGAGGTCAATCAGTATTTTTTCACTGAAatcttataatatttaaaaattaaggtaatcgatttaattttgaatagcaCAAACTTAGGCATAAGTCGACAGAAAAATGTGTTCatgttcttatatatttacTCTAAATTGCATTCCTTTGTCCAACTTCTGATAGGCCGTACAAAAGTTACAAAATTGTAATCTGAATTGtttaatattctaaaaatttctatgtCTTTTAGGTATTGATAAGGATGGTAAGGGTGTTGTTTATCATTATGATCCTGTTGGTCATATGGAGAAAGATGTTGTTACTTGTGGTGGTACATCTGCTCCGCTAATCCAACCTTTCCTTGATAACCAGGTAACTAAAACCATTCTTTTGATCTATGTGTGACAGGGGGCCTTCAAGAACTCATATAGATGGAGAAGGGAGGAGGGGGCACAAAAGATGTTCCATGGGAGGTGAAGGTTTTGCCAGAAATCACGTTCTATTTTGAAGTCTATCAAATTGTTTTATCTTTTGATATTCTTGGTCACATAAAGGTGAGGGAGGGGCCCAATCTGTCTTCCCTTACGGGTATCCATGTCCAAGacgatttatttcaaaaaagtcaATTGCATAATTCTTTGTAATTAGAGGGCAGCCAACCCCcctcttgtatgtttttttttggcttctaAGCTTCAGTGGCGTCGGATCAAAAGTTTCGGATAGCCATTTTTCTCGGAATACTCGAGTCCAAATAGATATGTATCTGTTGGATTTATAACGAACAATTTTGTTTAGGAGCACAGGTCTCCGAGAAAAAGGGCTAGCAAATTTTTTACCCACCGGCCTGAAAGTTTTATACTTAAGTCCTTCAGTCAGGGGAAttacaaaagacaaggaaaaCGAAAGGATCTAAAACAGTTTTATTTCAAGTTATATCTCTGAGCTCCTGCGCTTAGGGAACCCCAACGCACCACAAAAAGGCTGAGCTAGTAGACCCCCTAAAAAGAGGGACCTGAAGATGGGTCTTTTTTGGCTAGGGAAACTTATGTATAAAAGTGGCCTGGAAATTGGCCAAAGCGACCTCAACacacaaaaattaagaaattctggCGATGGGGGTGCAAAATACTTTTTCTGAGCGGTTTAAAACTTGCATCCGTAAGTCCTTTGCCGAATTGTAATCTGTATCTGCTActtcaatgcttttttttttacttattttgcattaattattagataatctCTCATCGGTGCATGATTTCTCTACAAAAAAAGCTTGTCAACATTTCTAAGGCTGAAAAAAATGCTATTGAGTAATTGGGTATGTGAAGCCCTCTGCTCTTTAACAATTATGTGACATCAGAGAAAGGGTAACTGAAGGTACtaacaagtcttttttcctaATTCAATATACAGAAGGTTCTATTAAACCcgtaatgaaagtaaaaaaaaaatcacaggtgCGTTTGTACTTATAATAAGAGTAGTTTAACACTTTGTTTTTGTGACtttcataatatacagaattgaaaaaaaatattgttaaataGCATTGGAGACGTGTGCCAGAAATCTGTTGAGTGGTTCATAAACCTatggagttaaaaaaaaaaagtccgcGAATAGCAACGTTAAAGGCAGAAGATAATAGTGAAAGACATCTAGAAACGTACGCAGGCTGAGAAACTGGCAACTCGAGCGTTGTCAGAGCGAAGGATATGTGATGGTACGATAACACATACGAGGCCACATTTGTGAGGGCCAAAAGCAGGTAACAGCTCGTGAGGGTTGAAGACCGAGCGATCGGAGGAAAGtgataaaaatcaatgaaaCTTTCGCTAGTAACAGTAAAGTGGAGGAAATTTAGAAGGGTTGTAAAGACATTAGGGATTACTTCCATTTGAGACATATcttgtttttcaatgaattaCTTCTTTTCTCTCACCTTTCAATGTCTAAATTTTCgaatggattattttttttaagtaaatagaaaaaaagactgtatattttaaagtttgtaTTTTCTGAGCTCAGCACAGTGTATTTTACCTATGCCCGTGGTTTCGATTaggcgagggggaggggtaaccCGTTAAAGGTTTTTTAAGCTATTAGTtgactggaaaaatataaattatatctaACTTTTCggattttttgggtggggaCTGCGTTCAAACCCATAAAATATTACTgtgtatattctttttttaattaattatgagTCAATTTTCATACAGGAGTGACGAATTCAGTTCTTGGTCAGACGAGGATCATAAGCAAATGTTTACTCAAGCAATTAAAAGAGTGTATTTAGGATTTTAGCTTAAAAAATAGTTTCGATAATATACGAGTATATTCACCATTTTGAAAGATAAACCGATGGATTAATAGAGGGTACTTGTATTAGTATTTTGCTTTGTAATGGTAAGAGTGTGCTATGtaatttcaacttatttttcctCGTCaccaagttattttttttcttatttcgtATAGATCTCGATGTATAATATGGAAAATGTTCAAAAGAAGATGCCTACTAAAGAGAAAGCCATTGGAATTGTCAAAGATATCTTTATCAGTGCAACAGAACGTGAAATTCATACTGGGGATGGTCTTGTGATAAATGTTATAACCAAGGATGGAATTGACACGCAGCTTATGGAACTGAGAAAGGATTAAGCTATCCTTCTACTATTGTATTTGGAaagattattaaaatattacaaCAGTATAAGTGACGTTgtcatttaaacttaaactaattttcagtttacattcattctta of Artemia franciscana chromosome 3, ASM3288406v1, whole genome shotgun sequence contains these proteins:
- the LOC136024966 gene encoding proteasome subunit beta type-1-like codes for the protein MARWSPYSENGGTVVAIAGEDFVVIASDTRLSEGYSILTRHQSKLFKLSDGTILGSTGCWADVLTLTKNIEARMKIYLHQHLKPMSTSAVAQMLSTMLYQKRFFPYYVSNVLAGIDKDGKGVVYHYDPVGHMEKDVVTCGGTSAPLIQPFLDNQISMYNMENVQKKMPTKEKAIGIVKDIFISATEREIHTGDGLVINVITKDGIDTQLMELRKD